Part of the Candidatus Dormiibacterota bacterium genome is shown below.
TGTGACCTTCGCGCACGGCAGGTTGGTCGCGCTCATCTCCGGCGCCGGCTGTTCGCATGGCCTCGCCGGGACGGCCAATGAAGTGCTGCGGGTGAGCGATGGCAAAACTCGCCGTTTGGCCAACCTATCCGCCTTCCTTGCGGCGAATCCTGTTGCCAACCCTGACGACAATCCCGCGACTGGTGACTTCGAGCCCGATGGGACCTGGTACAGCTTCGTCGCGGTCGGGCGCACGCTCTACGCCACGGAGCCGAACCACCAGGAGATCGACCGCATCAGCGCCAACGGCCATGTCAGCCGAGTGGTCGACTTCTCGAGGTTCTTTCCCGGCAACATCGATTGGCGCGGGCCTACCGGGATTACCTACCGCGACGGCTGGCTCTACGTGGGCACACTGACTCCATTCCCGATTAACCCGGGAAAGGCGCAGGTCTTCAAAGTGAACCCGCGTACTGGCGACTTCACGGTTTTTGCCGATGGCCTATCTACGATCCTGGGCCTGAGCTTCGATGAAAACGGTGCCCTCTACGTTCTTGAGATGAACGATGCGCCCGGCTTTCCGTCCCCCGGCAATGGCAAGGTGATTCGGATCAGTGGCGGCTCGCGGACCGTTATCGTGAGCGGTCTCTCCCTGCCCACCGGGATGGCGTTCGGGCCGGACCACAACCTC
Proteins encoded:
- a CDS encoding ScyD/ScyE family protein; amino-acid sequence: MSLRTLSAAAVTALSISIVEGGSAATIAGAAPASTSVATVFATGLDSPRGLAFDKDGTLYVAEGGTGGTTSTVGQCLQVPPPVGPYTGAMTGRISKISRDGTRTTVVDGLPSSQTGPASGGLVSGVADVTFAHGRLVALISGAGCSHGLAGTANEVLRVSDGKTRRLANLSAFLAANPVANPDDNPATGDFEPDGTWYSFVAVGRTLYATEPNHQEIDRISANGHVSRVVDFSRFFPGNIDWRGPTGITYRDGWLYVGTLTPFPINPGKAQVFKVNPRTGDFTVFADGLSTILGLSFDENGALYVLEMNDAPGFPSPGNGKVIRISGGSRTVIVSGLSLPTGMAFGPDHNLYVSVNGLGFPPGAGQIMKISVPQEADND